GGTTTCTTCCTACTCTTACTGGGATGAAAAGTGGAATACAGAAGTTGAGAAATGCCATCGACCCTATTTTTGGTTCAATCATTGAGGAGCATAGAGAAAAGTTGGCTAGGAAAAAAGAAGAAGAGACAATTGATAAtgatgcagatgaggaagatcTCATTGATGTCCTTTTAAGAGTTAATGAGAATGAACGCCTTGAATTTCCCATGACTTCTAATGACATCCAAGGAATTGTACTGGTAATTAACTCATTTAAATACTTCCATTATAATCTAACTACTGTATAAATAGTTCGGCAGATGATTGTTGCATCATATTTACCGTTGATAATAAGCACCATGAGGTGAAAACCCTTCTAACTTTTGGATTAAACCTGTGTTCTCAAAGCGGTAAGAATGAATTGGCATTTTGTATTTCCATAAAAAGCAGGTGTCGGACATAAGTGCGGTAATGTAAAAAAATTATACATCTCACTAGTAGTAACATTTATTGATTGGTTGCTTGCCTTCAATAATAATCAAATTCTATAAATATTGTAAGTAGTTCAGAGACTTCCTCATTAAGTTGGTATGTGGTGCAGGATATGTTCACAGCCGGAATCGATACAACTTCAGCTGTCATCGAATGGGCTACGTCAGAGTTGATGAGGAATCCTAGAGTAATGAAGAAGGTGCAAACAGAAGTACGCGAAGCCCTCAAAGGAAAACAAACAATAACTGAAGATGACATTCAAGGATTGAGTTACTTAAAGTTGGTCATCAAAGAAGCTCTACGATTGCACACACCTCTTCCATTATTATTACCTAGACAATGCAGGAAAGAATGTGAGATTGATGGGTACACTATTCCAGTGAATACTAAAGTCATCATCAATTCTTGGGCTATTGGAAGAGACCCTGAATATTGGGTTGATGCTGAAAGTTTTATACCGGAGAGATTTGAGAACAATTCTATTGATTTCATCGGACTCGACTACGATTACTTACCATTTGGATCAGGAAGAAGAATGTGTCCAGGCATGAATTTTGGAATAGCTGGAGTTGAGCTTCCCCTTACTCAACTGCTCTACCATTTTGATTGGAAGCTTCCTAATGATATGAAACCAGAAGATCTTGACGTGGAGGATGCCTTTGGATCAACTACTAAGAGAAAGAATCATTTGGTCTTGATTCCCACCTCTGAATATACAGCTCAGAAGGCTTAATTAGTTGATTCAAGTCGCATGACATGCCTTGGAATATACAACAAACCAACCAAAAACAGAGTTTTAATGCATGTTAAGCTTGAGAATAAAATAAGGTTTATATTGCCTTTGGTGAGGCCATGACCAAACCAGTGTAAGAAAA
This sequence is a window from Apium graveolens cultivar Ventura chromosome 9, ASM990537v1, whole genome shotgun sequence. Protein-coding genes within it:
- the LOC141682835 gene encoding cytochrome P450 CYP71D312-like; protein product: MEIYSPILAIIFFIFLIKLLKKSKTSETNTKNLPPGPLKLPFVGNLPQVAAAGKIPHRGLQALAKKHGPVMQLQLGEIPLVVISSAKAAKQALRTNDLALADRPGLVLGEIILANCRDIVLALYGDYWRQMRKICTLELLSVKKVKSFRSIREDESEILLKNIRNSIGSSFNLSESVADLAHGVISRAATGKRSDDELAKIVEEISYWGAGFLLPDLFPSIRFLPTLTGMKSGIQKLRNAIDPIFGSIIEEHREKLARKKEEETIDNDADEEDLIDVLLRVNENERLEFPMTSNDIQGIVLDMFTAGIDTTSAVIEWATSELMRNPRVMKKVQTEVREALKGKQTITEDDIQGLSYLKLVIKEALRLHTPLPLLLPRQCRKECEIDGYTIPVNTKVIINSWAIGRDPEYWVDAESFIPERFENNSIDFIGLDYDYLPFGSGRRMCPGMNFGIAGVELPLTQLLYHFDWKLPNDMKPEDLDVEDAFGSTTKRKNHLVLIPTSEYTAQKA